The candidate division WOR-3 bacterium genome includes a window with the following:
- a CDS encoding type II secretion system protein, giving the protein MDYKNKGFTLVELLVVIMILGVLMGMSVPRFSGIREQARVGAMKMNLHNVQVAIETFHQEFGYYAEDFYEDGYGCIFPGGEYDVRIGKLPTNPWTGKEMDPDEFNPEDYDDITDISNTSEYGPNDVSGYDPGNIVYSVWDPPGSAYPLNYGLVGIDHSGSSIRDFDADGDAIIFVLHN; this is encoded by the coding sequence ATGGACTATAAAAATAAAGGCTTTACCCTGGTTGAACTCCTGGTGGTAATCATGATTCTGGGCGTGTTGATGGGAATGTCGGTACCAAGGTTTTCTGGCATCAGGGAACAGGCGCGGGTCGGAGCAATGAAGATGAATCTCCACAATGTTCAGGTTGCGATTGAGACTTTTCATCAGGAGTTCGGGTACTACGCCGAGGATTTCTACGAGGATGGCTATGGCTGTATTTTTCCGGGCGGGGAGTACGATGTGAGAATTGGTAAACTTCCCACCAATCCCTGGACCGGTAAAGAGATGGACCCGGATGAGTTTAATCCCGAGGACTACGATGACATCACCGATATAAGTAACACCAGTGAGTATGGTCCTAACGATGTGTCCGGTTACGACCCAGGTAATATCGTTTACAGTGTTTGGGACCCACCCGGTTCGGCTTATCCTCTCAATTACGGACTGGTCGGTATTGACCATAGCGGTTCTTCAATCCGTGATTTTGATGCAGACGGGGATGCAATAATATTTGTCTTGCACAATTAA